One part of the Quercus lobata isolate SW786 chromosome 7, ValleyOak3.0 Primary Assembly, whole genome shotgun sequence genome encodes these proteins:
- the LOC115953952 gene encoding late embryogenesis abundant protein At3g53040-like isoform X2 has protein sequence MASTRQFKEERAEAAAKLAASDLSDVNRERRECEEGVKTTEQTQYSQQQYHQEQDQRPGVIGSVMKAVHDTYERAKEAVVGKTQETTESTKETTEQAAENAKEAKDTTAEKTKEYKDYTTEKTKETTENAAEKARETKDSTKGKAEEYKDYAAEKAKEAAEKARETEDSAAEKAKQAKDSVVGKASEYTDYTAQKAKETKDSAAQKAKETKDSAAEKAKQAKDSAVGKASEYKDYAAEKAKETKDTTVGKASENKDYAAEKAIEGKDTTLGKLGEIKDSAADAAKRAMGFLTGKKEEVKENTDETKEATKEKLSETTGEARQKMEGLKLKGQEYKDEATRNEPEAERAATAYVVLDDDTGALREVGTVEVDVEEIQPGYVASKLKEADQISGQTFNDVGHLDDEGKVRIEVVDRQVKM, from the exons ATGGCGTCTACAAGGCAATTCAAGGAAGAGAGAGCCGAGGCAGCAGCGAAACTTGCTGCTTCTGATCTCAGCGATGTTaacagagaaagaagagagtgtgaagaaggTGTTAAGACGACTGAGCAAACACAATACTCACAACAACAATACCACCAAGAGCAAGATCAAAGGCCTGGCGTTATTGGGTCTGTGATGAAAGCAGTTCATGACACATACGAGCGTGCAAAGGAAGCTGTAGTTGGCAAGACCCAAGAGACTACGGAGTCCACAAAGGAAACAACAGAGCAAGCTGCAGAGAATGCTAAAGAG GCTAAAGATACTACAGCTGAGAAAACTAAGGAGTACAAGGATTATACAACTGAGAAGACGAAAGAGACAACAGAGAATGCTGCAGAAAAGGCTAGGGAAACAAAGGACTCTACCAAGGGGAAGGCGGAGGAGTACAAGGACTATGCAGCAGAGAAAGCAAAGGAGGCGGCGGAGAAGGCAAGGGAGACTGAGGACTCTGCGGCGGAGAAGGCGAAGCAGGCTAAGGATTCTGTGGTGGGAAAGGCAAGTGAGTATACTGATTACACGGCGCAGAAGGCGAAGGAGACCAAGGACTCTGCGGCGCAGAAGGCAAAGGAGACTAAGGACTCTGCGGCGGAGAAGGCAAAGCAAGCCAAGGACTCTGCGGTGGGAAAGGCAAGTGAGTATAAGGATTACGCGGCGGAGAAGGCGAAGGAGACGAAGGACACGACGGTTGGAAAGGCGAGTGAGAATAAGGATTATGCGGCGGAGAAAGCTATAGAGGGGAAGGATACTACGTTGGGTAAGCTTGGAGAGATTAAGGACTCTGCTGCCGATGCTGCTAAAAGAGCTATGGGTTTCTTGACTGGTAAGAAAGAGGAAGTCAAGGAGAACACTGACGAGACTAAAGAGGCAACCAAG GAGAAGTTGAGCGAAACAACAGGGGAAGCGAGACAGAAAATGGAAGGGTTGAAGCTGAAGGGCCAGGAGTACAAGGACGAAGCTACCCGAAATGAGCCTGAAGCTGAGAG GGCCGCTACTGCGTATGTGGTGTTGGATGATGATACCGGAGCATTAAGGGAAGTAGGGACGGTTGAGGTGGATGTTGAAGAGATCCAACCAGGATATGTAGCTTCTAAACTGAAAGAGGCTGATCAAATTAGCGGTCAGACTTTTAACGATGTGGGACATTTGGATGATGAAGGCAAAGTACGTATTGAGGTGGTGGATCGCCAAGTCAAGATGTGA
- the LOC115953952 gene encoding late embryogenesis abundant protein At3g53040-like isoform X1 — MASTRQFKEERAEAAAKLAASDLSDVNRERRECEEGVKTTEQTQYSQQQYHQEQDQRPGVIGSVMKAVHDTYERAKEAVVGKTQETTESTKETTEQAAENAKEAKDRAAEKAREAKDTTAEKTKEYKDYTTEKTKETTENAAEKARETKDSTKGKAEEYKDYAAEKAKEAAEKARETEDSAAEKAKQAKDSVVGKASEYTDYTAQKAKETKDSAAQKAKETKDSAAEKAKQAKDSAVGKASEYKDYAAEKAKETKDTTVGKASENKDYAAEKAIEGKDTTLGKLGEIKDSAADAAKRAMGFLTGKKEEVKENTDETKEATKEKLSETTGEARQKMEGLKLKGQEYKDEATRNEPEAERAATAYVVLDDDTGALREVGTVEVDVEEIQPGYVASKLKEADQISGQTFNDVGHLDDEGKVRIEVVDRQVKM; from the exons ATGGCGTCTACAAGGCAATTCAAGGAAGAGAGAGCCGAGGCAGCAGCGAAACTTGCTGCTTCTGATCTCAGCGATGTTaacagagaaagaagagagtgtgaagaaggTGTTAAGACGACTGAGCAAACACAATACTCACAACAACAATACCACCAAGAGCAAGATCAAAGGCCTGGCGTTATTGGGTCTGTGATGAAAGCAGTTCATGACACATACGAGCGTGCAAAGGAAGCTGTAGTTGGCAAGACCCAAGAGACTACGGAGTCCACAAAGGAAACAACAGAGCAAGCTGCAGAGAATGCTAAAGAGGCTAAAGATAGAGCTGCAGAGAAAGCAAGAGAGGCTAAAGATACTACAGCTGAGAAAACTAAGGAGTACAAGGATTATACAACTGAGAAGACGAAAGAGACAACAGAGAATGCTGCAGAAAAGGCTAGGGAAACAAAGGACTCTACCAAGGGGAAGGCGGAGGAGTACAAGGACTATGCAGCAGAGAAAGCAAAGGAGGCGGCGGAGAAGGCAAGGGAGACTGAGGACTCTGCGGCGGAGAAGGCGAAGCAGGCTAAGGATTCTGTGGTGGGAAAGGCAAGTGAGTATACTGATTACACGGCGCAGAAGGCGAAGGAGACCAAGGACTCTGCGGCGCAGAAGGCAAAGGAGACTAAGGACTCTGCGGCGGAGAAGGCAAAGCAAGCCAAGGACTCTGCGGTGGGAAAGGCAAGTGAGTATAAGGATTACGCGGCGGAGAAGGCGAAGGAGACGAAGGACACGACGGTTGGAAAGGCGAGTGAGAATAAGGATTATGCGGCGGAGAAAGCTATAGAGGGGAAGGATACTACGTTGGGTAAGCTTGGAGAGATTAAGGACTCTGCTGCCGATGCTGCTAAAAGAGCTATGGGTTTCTTGACTGGTAAGAAAGAGGAAGTCAAGGAGAACACTGACGAGACTAAAGAGGCAACCAAG GAGAAGTTGAGCGAAACAACAGGGGAAGCGAGACAGAAAATGGAAGGGTTGAAGCTGAAGGGCCAGGAGTACAAGGACGAAGCTACCCGAAATGAGCCTGAAGCTGAGAG GGCCGCTACTGCGTATGTGGTGTTGGATGATGATACCGGAGCATTAAGGGAAGTAGGGACGGTTGAGGTGGATGTTGAAGAGATCCAACCAGGATATGTAGCTTCTAAACTGAAAGAGGCTGATCAAATTAGCGGTCAGACTTTTAACGATGTGGGACATTTGGATGATGAAGGCAAAGTACGTATTGAGGTGGTGGATCGCCAAGTCAAGATGTGA